In one Streptomyces sp. NBC_01288 genomic region, the following are encoded:
- a CDS encoding ABC transporter ATP-binding protein, with amino-acid sequence MSESRLDLTVAEPTAPPPTADTEVPPLLELAGIGHEFGRRPGRSGVRAVDDISLALNPGETVGLVGESGCGKSTLGRIATRLYRPTRGAVRFEGKDMTHKPKSADLKAFRRAVQMVFQDPNGSLNPRLPVGSSIEEPLRARGVPRTERRERLAEVLEEVGLDSAAAGRYPHEFSGGQRQRLALARALAPQPSVIVLDEPTSALDVSIQAQILNLLQEIQQRDRIAYLFISHNLGVVRHLSQRVAVMYLGSIVEIAPAQQLFEAPQHPYSMALLSSVLEPGDDTGPGEQIVLKGELPSPTDIPTGCPFSSRCWLADDHCRSERPALTEQAPGHLTACHKPGGHS; translated from the coding sequence ATGAGTGAATCGCGACTGGATCTGACAGTGGCCGAACCGACGGCTCCGCCGCCTACGGCGGACACCGAAGTGCCGCCACTGCTCGAACTCGCCGGTATCGGCCACGAGTTCGGCCGTCGCCCGGGCCGTTCCGGTGTCCGGGCCGTGGACGACATCTCGCTGGCCCTGAACCCTGGTGAGACGGTCGGCCTGGTCGGCGAGTCCGGGTGCGGCAAGAGCACGCTCGGCCGGATCGCCACCAGGCTGTACCGGCCCACGCGGGGCGCCGTGCGCTTCGAGGGCAAGGACATGACGCACAAGCCGAAGAGCGCCGACCTCAAGGCGTTCCGGCGTGCGGTGCAGATGGTGTTCCAGGATCCCAACGGCTCGCTGAACCCCCGGTTGCCGGTGGGCTCCAGCATCGAGGAGCCGCTGCGGGCCCGCGGGGTGCCGCGCACCGAGCGCCGCGAGCGGCTGGCGGAAGTCCTGGAGGAGGTCGGCCTCGACTCGGCGGCGGCCGGCCGTTATCCGCACGAGTTCTCCGGCGGTCAGCGTCAACGCCTCGCGCTCGCCCGGGCGTTGGCCCCGCAGCCGTCGGTGATCGTCCTCGACGAGCCGACGTCGGCGCTGGACGTCTCCATCCAGGCACAGATCCTCAATCTGCTCCAGGAGATCCAACAGCGGGACCGCATCGCCTACTTGTTCATCTCGCACAACCTCGGCGTGGTCCGCCACCTCAGTCAGAGGGTGGCAGTTATGTACCTCGGCTCGATCGTCGAGATCGCCCCGGCACAGCAGTTGTTCGAGGCTCCGCAGCACCCGTACTCGATGGCACTGCTCTCCTCGGTCCTCGAACCCGGCGATGACACCGGGCCGGGCGAACAGATCGTCCTCAAGGGCGAGTTGCCCTCGCCGACCGACATTCCGACCGGCTGCCCCTTCTCCTCCCGCTGCTGGCTGGCCGACGACCACTGCCGCAGCGAACGCCCCGCGCTCACCGAACAGGCACCCGGCCATCTGACCGCGTGCCACAAACCAGGGGGTCACTCATGA
- a CDS encoding alpha/beta fold hydrolase, with amino-acid sequence MTDTLHRGYVSSPFGQLHYVECGTGEPVLMLHQTPRSWTEYLDVLPYVGATHRAIAMDTLGFGASAKPDGPHSIDRFADAADALIEELGLERFHLVGHHTGGVIAVELAARHQKRVASLFLSATPFIDEEKRRSAGRRKAVDHVVPQPDGSHLIELWNRRREFYEPGEEAALNRFMIDALTVLDRVEEGHVAVRGSMMDQRLPLVTARTLAVCASGDHFSMPGLEKFADAGCETRVIPGGHVPVPEQLPGEFSRHILDWVAAG; translated from the coding sequence ATGACGGACACGCTGCACCGCGGCTACGTATCGAGCCCGTTCGGTCAGCTGCACTATGTCGAATGCGGCACGGGCGAACCGGTTCTGATGCTCCATCAGACACCGCGCTCCTGGACCGAGTACCTGGATGTACTCCCCTATGTCGGGGCCACGCACCGGGCCATCGCCATGGACACCCTGGGTTTCGGGGCCTCCGCGAAACCCGACGGGCCGCACTCGATCGACCGGTTCGCCGACGCGGCCGACGCGCTGATCGAGGAACTCGGCCTGGAGCGCTTCCATCTCGTGGGCCATCACACCGGCGGGGTCATCGCGGTGGAACTCGCCGCGCGCCACCAGAAGCGGGTGGCGAGTCTGTTCCTGTCCGCGACCCCCTTCATCGACGAGGAGAAGCGCCGCTCGGCCGGCCGGCGCAAGGCCGTCGACCACGTCGTCCCGCAGCCCGACGGCTCACACCTCATCGAACTCTGGAACCGCAGGCGGGAGTTCTACGAGCCCGGCGAGGAGGCCGCCCTCAACCGGTTCATGATCGACGCGCTGACCGTGCTGGACCGGGTCGAGGAAGGGCACGTGGCGGTACGGGGTTCGATGATGGACCAGCGGCTGCCCCTCGTCACCGCCCGCACCCTCGCCGTCTGCGCGTCCGGCGACCACTTCTCGATGCCGGGCCTGGAGAAGTTCGCCGACGCCGGCTGCGAGACCCGGGTCATTCCCGGTGGACATGTCCCCGTGCCGGAGCAGCTCCCCGGGGAGTTCTCCCGGCACATCCTGGACTGGGTGGCGGCGGGATGA
- a CDS encoding IclR family transcriptional regulator: MTTAGAVRESGERPNSVLGKVSLILSAFGDDDFSLGLAELRSRTGIAKATVHRLCQELVATDFLERDGCNYRLGVRLYTMGLRSPQQRTLREAARPVIEGLAQTLDNAVILAIPHDSELLCVENLGTHRNHARSTADGRRLQLHSTAAGKLTLALLPEQYPLASVLPQMVRCTPHTLGPAQLPGELKRVREQGYAVEVEERRLGYLAVAVPVRGAGGAYLGALSVIAPTAGSRITRLLTALTQASSVITTRLARYDSLRAPL; this comes from the coding sequence ATGACCACCGCCGGCGCGGTCCGGGAGTCCGGCGAGCGGCCCAACTCGGTGCTCGGCAAGGTGAGTCTGATCCTGTCGGCCTTCGGTGACGACGACTTCTCGCTGGGCCTCGCCGAGCTGAGGTCGCGTACCGGCATCGCGAAGGCCACTGTGCACCGGTTGTGCCAAGAACTCGTCGCCACCGACTTCCTGGAGCGGGACGGCTGCAACTACCGCCTGGGCGTACGGCTTTACACGATGGGCCTGCGCTCTCCGCAGCAGCGCACCCTGCGCGAGGCGGCCAGGCCGGTGATCGAGGGCCTCGCGCAGACCCTGGACAACGCCGTGATCCTGGCGATCCCGCACGACTCCGAGCTGCTCTGCGTCGAGAACCTCGGCACGCACCGCAATCACGCCCGGTCCACCGCCGACGGCCGACGCCTGCAACTGCACAGCACCGCCGCGGGCAAGCTCACCCTGGCGCTTCTCCCCGAGCAGTACCCGCTCGCGAGCGTCCTCCCCCAGATGGTCCGCTGCACCCCGCACACGCTCGGCCCGGCCCAACTGCCGGGTGAACTCAAGCGCGTTCGGGAGCAGGGCTACGCCGTCGAGGTCGAGGAGCGGCGCCTCGGCTACCTCGCCGTCGCGGTTCCCGTGCGCGGTGCGGGCGGCGCCTACCTGGGCGCGCTGTCGGTCATCGCGCCCACGGCGGGCAGCAGGATCACCCGCCTGCTCACCGCCCTCACCCAGGCATCGAGCGTCATCACGACCCGACTCGCTCGCTACGACTCCCTCCGCGCTCCCCTCTAG
- a CDS encoding alpha/beta fold hydrolase, translating to MRSTYIPGAGGHLRWIDLPGDGPARVYLHGLGCAGSADFTGIAALHGGRSIVVDLLGHGFSDRPQDFPGTLEAHAETVAALLDHEGIKDTVLVGHSMGGAIAIVLAATRPDLASRLIVAEPNLRAGGGLYSAAIAAQSEEDFVSRGYRTVLSTLDPDYAARVRTSDPAILHRSAVSLVRGTTPGTAELFYGLPQPRVMLIGTRSRPYADEPAVRQAGIPVVDVPDAGHHMMRDNPEGFVAALAESGAGAGARGERGGSRSERVGS from the coding sequence ATGCGGTCCACGTACATCCCCGGCGCCGGCGGCCACCTGCGCTGGATCGACCTCCCGGGCGACGGCCCCGCACGGGTGTACCTCCACGGACTGGGCTGCGCGGGCTCGGCCGACTTCACGGGGATCGCGGCTCTCCACGGCGGACGGTCGATCGTCGTCGACCTCCTGGGACACGGCTTCAGTGACCGCCCGCAGGACTTCCCCGGCACGCTGGAGGCGCACGCCGAGACGGTCGCCGCTCTCCTGGACCACGAGGGCATCAAGGACACGGTCCTCGTCGGACACTCGATGGGCGGCGCCATCGCGATCGTCCTCGCGGCGACCCGCCCCGACCTGGCCTCCCGGCTCATCGTCGCCGAGCCCAACCTGCGCGCGGGCGGCGGACTCTACAGCGCGGCCATCGCCGCCCAGTCCGAGGAGGACTTCGTCAGCCGCGGATACCGCACGGTCCTGTCGACACTGGACCCCGACTACGCCGCCCGCGTCCGCACGTCGGACCCCGCGATCCTCCACCGCAGCGCCGTCAGCCTGGTACGCGGGACGACTCCGGGCACGGCGGAGCTCTTCTACGGCCTTCCCCAGCCCCGGGTGATGCTGATCGGCACCCGCAGCCGCCCCTACGCGGACGAGCCCGCCGTACGGCAGGCCGGCATCCCGGTCGTAGACGTCCCCGACGCGGGCCACCACATGATGCGCGACAACCCCGAGGGGTTCGTGGCGGCCTTGGCCGAGAGCGGTGCGGGGGCAGGTGCTAGAGGGGAGCGCGGAGGGAGTCGTAGCGAGCGAGTCGGGTCGTGA